The Diachasmimorpha longicaudata isolate KC_UGA_2023 chromosome 14, iyDiaLong2, whole genome shotgun sequence genome includes a region encoding these proteins:
- the LOC135169075 gene encoding ADP-ribosylation factor-like protein 6 isoform X2 produces the protein MRLFDRLANLLGLKKKEVNVLVVGLNNSGKSTVINHFKREDDRCIDIVPTVGFNVEKFASFDMSGHDRYRSLWEHYYKDCQGIIFIIDSSDKLRLVVAKEELDMLLQHPDVASRKIPILFLANKMDLPDSLTTVKLVAGLGLDRIQNKPWHIRATNAVTGEGLQPAIEWLTDQIRDIYINNKR, from the exons ATGAGATTGTTCGATCGTTTAGCGAATTTATTAGgattaaagaaaaaagaagTTAATGTGTTAGTTGTTGGACTTAACAACAGTGGTAAGTCAACGGTAATAAATCATTTCAAACGCGAGGACGACCGTTGCATTGACATTGTACCCACTGTTGGGTTTAATGTCGAAAAATTTGCAT CATTCGACATGTCCGGACACGACCGATATCGGTCTCTCTGGGAGCACTACTACAAGGACTGTCAGggtataatatttataattgataGTAGTGATAAATTGAGACTAGTCGTGGCTAAAGAGGAGTTGGACATGCTTCTGCAACATCCAGATGTAGCCA GTAGGAAAATTCCAATTCTCTTCTTAGCGAATAAAATGGATCTCCCAGACTCCCTCACGACAGTGAAACTCGTGGCTGGTCTTGGTCTCGACAGAATTCAGAACAAACCCTGGCACATTCGTGCCACCAACGCAGTCACTGGTGAGGGACTCCAACCAGCAATTGAATGGCTGACCGATCAAATACGAGACATTTACATTAATAACAAGAGATAA
- the LOC135169075 gene encoding ADP-ribosylation factor-like protein 6 isoform X4 → MRLFDRLANLLGLKKKEVNVLVVGLNNSAFDMSGHDRYRSLWEHYYKDCQGIIFIIDSSDKLRLVVAKEELDMLLQHPDVASRKIPILFLANKMDLPDSLTTVKLVAGLGLDRIQNKPWHIRATNAVTGEGLQPAIEWLTDQIRDIYINNKR, encoded by the exons ATGAGATTGTTCGATCGTTTAGCGAATTTATTAGgattaaagaaaaaagaagTTAATGTGTTAGTTGTTGGACTTAACAACAGTG CATTCGACATGTCCGGACACGACCGATATCGGTCTCTCTGGGAGCACTACTACAAGGACTGTCAGggtataatatttataattgataGTAGTGATAAATTGAGACTAGTCGTGGCTAAAGAGGAGTTGGACATGCTTCTGCAACATCCAGATGTAGCCA GTAGGAAAATTCCAATTCTCTTCTTAGCGAATAAAATGGATCTCCCAGACTCCCTCACGACAGTGAAACTCGTGGCTGGTCTTGGTCTCGACAGAATTCAGAACAAACCCTGGCACATTCGTGCCACCAACGCAGTCACTGGTGAGGGACTCCAACCAGCAATTGAATGGCTGACCGATCAAATACGAGACATTTACATTAATAACAAGAGATAA
- the LOC135169069 gene encoding tumor protein p63-regulated gene 1-like protein — protein MKMMNNQLDNDEGQMVNFDAATLRIAKENDDSDVKDAYDRAPSSRDVPRSSAPNVASIPFRHVDVHSFFSDRNEVVERAIKECQETLLTDQTDEIVGTWLLTEISLWDTEKERIVILTKNSILTVKYDFISLKVIAFHRIPLGDVDTVACGELEYPAASVAPRLNGFADGLSSVIQCAIRQQWSSIAGRTDIHFEPRKRNMNGVRIMWNKGKPLSFEKKWNPFGKRIPWITFANHPLYWHKGSNEEISRFDVDALQSALTTTLSDSCSFVSQPLIVENYLGLGAIIHNRNSLGFFKVRGKVSF, from the exons ATGAAGATGATGAATAATCAGCTGGATAATGATGAAGGGCAGATGGTGAACTTCGATGCAGCAACTCTGAGGATTGCCAAGGAGAACGATGATTCTG ACGTCAAAGACGCGTATGATCGTGCGCCATCGTCGAGAGATGTACCAAGATCATCAGCTCCAAATGTCGCCAGCATTCCATTTCGTCATGTGGacgttcattcatttttctcggACAGAAATGAAGTTGTTGAGAGGGCGATCAAGGAGTGTCAGGAGACACTCCTCACGGATCAGACTGATGAGATCGTTGGCACCTGGTTGTTGACAGA AATAAGTCTCTGGGATACTGAGAAAGAGAGGATCGTCATCCTAACAAAAAACTCGATCCTAACAGTTAAATACGACTTCATATCATTAAAAGTCATCGCGTTCCATAGAATTCCTCTAGGAGACGTCGATACAGTGGCCTGTGGGGAGCTGGAGTATCCAGCTGCCTCAGTTGCTCC TCGACTAAACGGATTTGCCGATGGATTGTCATCGGTTATCCAGTGCGCGATACGTCAGCAGTGGTCATCGATTGCTGGGAGAACTGACATTCACTTTGAACCCAG AAAGCGTAATATGAATGGGGTGAGGATAATGTGGAACAAAGGGAAGCCCTTGTCGTTCGAGAAGAAGTGGAATCCCTTTGGCAAACGTATTCCATGGATTACGTTTGCTAATCATCCGCTTTATTGGCATAAAG GGTCGAACGAAGAAATATCAAGATTCGACGTCGATGCCCTTCAGTCAGCCCTAACGACAACTCTCTCCGACTCCTGTAGTTTCGTTAGTCAACCGCTCATAGTGGAAAACTACCTCGGCCTCGGAGCGATAATCCACAACAGAAATTCCCTGGGATTTTTCAAAGTCCGGGGAAAAGTCAGCTTTTAA
- the LOC135169075 gene encoding ADP-ribosylation factor-like protein 6 isoform X3: MRLFDRLANLLGLKKKEVNVLVVGLNNSVKNVHFTAFDMSGHDRYRSLWEHYYKDCQGIIFIIDSSDKLRLVVAKEELDMLLQHPDVASRKIPILFLANKMDLPDSLTTVKLVAGLGLDRIQNKPWHIRATNAVTGEGLQPAIEWLTDQIRDIYINNKR; this comes from the exons ATGAGATTGTTCGATCGTTTAGCGAATTTATTAGgattaaagaaaaaagaagTTAATGTGTTAGTTGTTGGACTTAACAACAGTG TCAAAAATGTCCACTTTACAGCATTCGACATGTCCGGACACGACCGATATCGGTCTCTCTGGGAGCACTACTACAAGGACTGTCAGggtataatatttataattgataGTAGTGATAAATTGAGACTAGTCGTGGCTAAAGAGGAGTTGGACATGCTTCTGCAACATCCAGATGTAGCCA GTAGGAAAATTCCAATTCTCTTCTTAGCGAATAAAATGGATCTCCCAGACTCCCTCACGACAGTGAAACTCGTGGCTGGTCTTGGTCTCGACAGAATTCAGAACAAACCCTGGCACATTCGTGCCACCAACGCAGTCACTGGTGAGGGACTCCAACCAGCAATTGAATGGCTGACCGATCAAATACGAGACATTTACATTAATAACAAGAGATAA
- the LOC135169059 gene encoding general transcription and DNA repair factor IIH helicase subunit XPB — protein sequence MGPPKRVRKDDRGKWKKRKEEEEYNEEDFGDGLDTEGIPDAAKNDVEKLDENALEDEFGAKDYRSQMILKPDNTSRPLWVAPNGHIFLESFSPVYKHAHDFLIAISEPVCRPEHIHEYKLTAYSLYAAVSVGLQTHDIIEYLKRLSKTSIPDGIVEFIQLCTLSYGKVKLVLKHNKYFVESPYPDVLQKLLKDPVIQECRLRKAVDETDKDVLITNIQGKNKALQFGGKSVPETNPGASAGPDGSTDISEASAIPEDITTFYDKIDKEDEDEEEEQQLKTVSFEVNQEKIEVIQKRCIELEYPLLAEYDFRNDTVNPDINIDLKPSAVLRPYQEKSLRKMFGNGRARSGVIVLPCGAGKSLVGVTACCTVRKRALVLCNSGVSVEQWKQQFKMWSTADDSMICRFTSEAKDKPMGCGILVTTYSMITHTQKRSWEAEQTMKWLQEQEWGIMVLDEVHTIPAKMFRRVLTIVQSHCKLGLTATLLREDDKIADLNFLIGPKLYEANWLELQKRGFIARVQCAEVWCPMTPEFYREYLCCKMTRKLLLYVMNPNKFRACQYLIKYHERRGDKTIVFSDNVFALKHYAIKMNKPYIYGPTSQNERIQILQNFKFNVKVNTIFVSKVADTSFDLPEANVLIQISSHGGSRRQEAQRLGRILRAKKGAIAEEYNAFFYTLVSQDTMEMNYSRKRQRFLVNQGYAYKVITKLAGMDGEPDMFYKTREEQGQLLQQVLSASDTDADEERIPGEGPKIIRKVGNLASLSGADDAVYYEYKKSASSSTANKHPLFKKFRG from the exons ATGGGACCTCCTAAACGTGTGAGAAAAGACG ACcgaggaaaatggaaaaaaagaaaggaAGAAGAGGAGTACAACGAGGAGGATTTCGGTGATGGATTGGATACCGAGGGTATCCCAGATGCGGCGAAGAATGACGTCGAGAAATTGGACGAGAATGCCCTGGAGGATGAGTTCGGTGCCAAAGACTACAGATCTCAAATGATACTAAAGCCAGATAATACTTCCCGACCCCTCTGGGTGGCTCCAAATGGCCACATTTTCCTGGAATCATTTTCCCCAGTTTATAAACATGCTCACGACTTCCTGATCGCCATATCTGAGCCAGTATGTCGACCAGAGCACATTCATGAATACAAATTAACAGCTTATTCACTGTACGCTGCTGTTAGTGTTGGCCTCCAGACTCATGATATTATTGAATACCTGAAGAGACTCAGcaaaacgagtattcctgaTGGTATCGTGGAGTTCATACAGCTGTGTACTTTGTCGTATGGAAAA GTAAAACTAGTCTTAAAGCACAACAAATACTTCGTCGAGTCGCCCTATCCCGACGTCCTCCAAAAGCTCCTGAAAGACCCGGTGATTCAAGAATGTCGTCTGCGCAAGGCAGTCGATGAAACCGACAAAGACGTCCTCATAACAAATATCCAAGGTAAGAACAAAGCCCTCCAGTTCGGTGGCAAATCCGTTCCCGAGACAAATCCTGGAGCTTCAGCAGGCCCGGACGGCTCGACTGACATTTCCGAGGCATCAGCCATCCCCGAGGACATCACGACGTTCTACGACAAAATCGATAAAGAGGACGAAGACGAGGAGGAAGAGCAGCAGTTGAAGACCGTAAGTTTCGAAGTGAATCAGGAGAAAATCGAAGTCATCCAGAAGAGGTGCATCGAGCTGGAGTATCCGCTGCTGGCAGAGTACGATTTCAGAAATGATACGGTGAACCCAGACATCAACATCGACCTGAAGCCCTCGGCTGTTCTTCGGCCGTACCAGGAGAAGAGCCTTCGTAAGATGTTTGGAAATGGTCGAGCTAGATCAGGAGTAATTGTCCTACCCTGTGGTGCAGGAAAGAGTTTAGTTGGGGTGACAGCCTGTTGTACAGTTCGTAAACGAGCCCTAGTTCTCTGCAACTCTGGTGTATCAGTGGAGCAGTGGAAGCAGCAGTTTAAGATGTGGTCGACCGCTGATGATTCGATGATCTGTCGTTTCACCAGTGAAGCAAAGGACAAACCAATGGGATGTGGAATCCTCGTGACAACTTATTCCATGATAACTCATACCCAGAAGAGGTCCTGGGAGGCTGAGCAAACCATGAAATGGCTGCAGGAACAGGAGTGGGGTATCATGGTGCTGGACGAGGTGCACACAATACCAGCTAAAATGTTCAGAAGAGTCCTGACAATTGTTCAGTCCCATTGTAAACTGGGTCTGACTGCCACACTCCTTCGAGAAGATGACAAAATAgcagatttgaattttttgattgGTCCAAAGCTCTACGAGGCTAATTGGCTTGAGCTGCAGAAGAGGGGATTCATTGCCAGGGTTCAGTGTGCTGAGGTCTGGTGTCCAATGACTCCAGAATTTTATCGTGAATATTTGTGCTGTAAAATGACGAGGAAATTGCTTCTCTATGTCATGAATCCTAATAAATTCAGGGCCTGTCAGTATCTGATCAAATACCATGAGAGGAGGGGCGACAAGACAATTGTCTTCTCCGATAACGTCTTCGCCCTCAAGCACTACGCCATAAAGATGAATAAACCCTACATTTATGGGCCTACCAGTCAGAATGAGAGAATTCaaattctccaaaatttcaaGTTCAACGTCAAAGTGAATACGATTTTCGTGAGTAAAGTTGCCGACACATCTTTCGATCTGCCTGAGGCCAATGTTTTGATACAGATATCATCGCATGGAGGGTCTAGGAGGCAGGAAGCCCAGAGATTGGGGAGAATTCTTCGAGCTAAAAAGGGAGCGATTGCAGAGGAGTACAACGCGTTCTTCTACACTCTTGTCTCTCAAGACACTATGGAGATGAATTACTcccgaaagagacagcgatTCCTTGTTAATCAGGGATATGCTTATAAGGTCATTACGAAACTTGCTGGGATGGATGGTGAGCCTGATATGTTTTACAAGACAAGGGAGGAACAGGGACAGCTTCTACAGCAAGTTCTGTCAGCCAGTGATACTGATGCTGATGAAGAGAGAATTCCTGGAGAGGGACCCAAAATTATTCGAAAGGTTGGAAACTTGGCGTCATTGTCTGGAGCTGATGATGCGGTTTATTACGAGTACAAGAAGTCAGCGTCGTCGTCGACTGCTAACAAGCATCCGTTGTTCAAGAAGTTCAGAGGATGA
- the LOC135169064 gene encoding uncharacterized protein LOC135169064: MGRKRDSTNSGDSGKQRRNEETNNLDDDDSVNNEKRVLKSQITELEDLISEIEFSLNLPKFGDIENPEVSEPPAEEPKRSYKLKNLDYILQHELYKFSGLYCTKFTKHEYIFNFSPFSKVKADSLYTVQFFTNSEKGTMGKYIMPSSGVMENILSESPIDKLMGLIPFFRNCKRHLDCYVDRKEQYDELRELTSAVKNFRVDSDRDYVLIMCSFLQVYRKKSDNLIDMTVYLSYDYGKARPSTVNVDWSMKRKPSEEDTKGMRSFMKIFKSLSLVEGYQRIVNSSHDIFTWQPSEVEQDDILDLNNVSDASDEEVMPVGQRGTARKRRRSQTPEGSEADGEDDPQDREELHEKKSQTKKRARKTKAVVQKGNKKPVDEGNPIEREKSSKKVTQKSVKKKGESKQKLVEQQKVKEPQKSSEPFRKPKTRQSLLTFSRRPKNPEEITRTGKDPTSRTVSSTPMTKIRGKRVHSPGGISPIVADKSSMKSPRGRGRSPKTTKQT; encoded by the exons ATGGGGAGGAAAAGGGACTCGACGAACAGCGGGGATTCAGGGAAACAGAGGAGGAACGAGGAGACAAACAACCTTGATGATGATG ACTCCGTCAACAATGAGAAACGAGTTTTGAAGAGTCAAATAACAGAATTGGAGGATTTAATATCCGAAATCgaattttccctgaatttaCCCAAATTCGGGGACATTGAGAACCCGGAGGTTTCGGAGCCTCCAGCAGAGGAGCCGAAGAGGTCCTACAAATTGAAGAACCTAGACTACATCCTCCAGCATGAGTTGTACAAATTCTCCGGGCTCTATTGTACGAAATTCACGAAGCACGAGTACATATTCAACTTCTCGCCATTTTCGAAAGTCAAAGCTGATTCGTTATACACAGTTCAATTCTTCACGAATTCTGAAAAGGGTACAATGGGAAAGTACATCATGCCATCGAGTGGAGTGATGGAGAACATCCTCTCTGAGAGCCCCATTGACAAGCTGATGGGTCTAATTCCTTTCTTCAGAAATTGTAAACGACATCTAGACTGTTATGTGGACAGAAAAGAGCAGTACGATGAGCTCAGGGAGTTGACATCGGCTGTCAAGAACTTCCGGGTGGACTCTGATAGAGATTACGTCCTGATCATGTGCAGCTTTCTCCAGgtttatcgaaaaaaatcagataatCTCATCGACATGACAGTTTATTTGTCCTACGATTATGGAAAGGCTAGGCCTAGTACTGTGAACGTCGACTGGAGCATGAAGAGAAAACCTAGTGAAGAGGACACCAAGGGGATGAGATCCTTCATGAAGATATTCAAGAGTTTAAGTCTAGTTGAGGGTTATCAACGCATCGTGAATTCCAGTCACGACATCTTCACCTGGCAACCGAGTGAGGTCGAACAGGACGACATATTGGATCTGAATAATGTGTCTGATGCGTCTGACGAGGAAGTAATGCCAGTGGGGCAGAGGGGGACTGCCAGAAAAAGACGAAGATCACAAACTCCAGAAGGAAGTGAAGCAGATGGAGAGGATGACCCCCAAGATCGAGAAGAGCTTCATGAAAAGAAGTCTCAGACGAAGAAGAGGGCGCGAAAAACAAAGGCAGTAGTTcaaaaaggaaataaaaaacctGTAGATGAGGGAAATCCAATAGAACGAGAAAAGTCTTCTAAAAAAGTCACACAGAAATCAGTAAAGAAAAAGGGAGAGTCAAAACAAAAACTCGTGGAGCAGCAGAAAGTGAAGGAACCGCAGAAGTCGTCAGAGCCCTTCAGAAAACCCAAAACGAGGCAGAGCCTCTTGACATTTTCACGACGGCCAAAAAATCCTGAGGAAATCACCCGGACTGGGAAGGATCCCACCTCCAGGACTGTGTCTAGTACACCCATGACCAAAATCAGAGGAAAACGTGTGCATTCTCCAGGAGGAATCAGTCCAATCGTCGCTGATAAAAGTAGTATGAAGTCCCCAAGAGGAAGAGGAAGATCTCCAAAGACTACGAAACAGACGTAA
- the LOC135169075 gene encoding ADP-ribosylation factor-like protein 6 isoform X1 yields MRLFDRLANLLGLKKKEVNVLVVGLNNSGKSTVINHFKREDDRCIDIVPTVGFNVEKFAFKNVHFTAFDMSGHDRYRSLWEHYYKDCQGIIFIIDSSDKLRLVVAKEELDMLLQHPDVASRKIPILFLANKMDLPDSLTTVKLVAGLGLDRIQNKPWHIRATNAVTGEGLQPAIEWLTDQIRDIYINNKR; encoded by the exons ATGAGATTGTTCGATCGTTTAGCGAATTTATTAGgattaaagaaaaaagaagTTAATGTGTTAGTTGTTGGACTTAACAACAGTGGTAAGTCAACGGTAATAAATCATTTCAAACGCGAGGACGACCGTTGCATTGACATTGTACCCACTGTTGGGTTTAATGTCGAAAAATTTGCAT TCAAAAATGTCCACTTTACAGCATTCGACATGTCCGGACACGACCGATATCGGTCTCTCTGGGAGCACTACTACAAGGACTGTCAGggtataatatttataattgataGTAGTGATAAATTGAGACTAGTCGTGGCTAAAGAGGAGTTGGACATGCTTCTGCAACATCCAGATGTAGCCA GTAGGAAAATTCCAATTCTCTTCTTAGCGAATAAAATGGATCTCCCAGACTCCCTCACGACAGTGAAACTCGTGGCTGGTCTTGGTCTCGACAGAATTCAGAACAAACCCTGGCACATTCGTGCCACCAACGCAGTCACTGGTGAGGGACTCCAACCAGCAATTGAATGGCTGACCGATCAAATACGAGACATTTACATTAATAACAAGAGATAA